The following proteins are co-located in the Sebastes umbrosus isolate fSebUmb1 chromosome 24, fSebUmb1.pri, whole genome shotgun sequence genome:
- the LOC119483496 gene encoding R3H domain-containing protein 1-like isoform X7 translates to MRMSDTVDTETMKVSEAADTVPSPKDNNAGNSEVADQSQSSRDEHGGNNKRDAQPVKYSKSNTRLKLVRSLAVCEESFPCPSPEPSAAPQDGFLLQPFEKEDRATQDQAEKEDGCDKADKPEKTQRKMLSRDSSQDYTDSTGIDLHEFLVNTLKGNPRDRIMLLKLEQDILDFISNNESQKRKFPPMTSYHRMLLHRVAAYFGMDHNVDPSGKSVVINKTTNTRIPDQKFSEHIKDDRADDFQKRYILKRDNSSFDREDSTIRMRLKADKRSKSMEEREEEYQRARERIFAHDGDHFILDRSAQDEGACMSTQQRRQMFRLRAGRSGASRQSSSETETLPRHGEPRPWSSTDSSDSSNRLAPRPAITKASSFSGISPGLVRGDSTASSKSTGRLSKTGSESCSSVGSSSSSLSRPQLPLTVSAPSWSSIPSAPLIHPAADTRGSGHPEMIKSVPSQPPSATDATNYYVLPLEASGIPPGSVLVNPHTGKPFIHPDGSAVVYNPAAAAAGRIPQQGKTPQQPIPAPTQQQQQQPTNHLHSQPICPPLQLSSEPVHNPTVSYPLPPLPPSQFLPVCPNQQYTVPDALNAQFGHMTLAQQPHGDSGASAPDGRHYPTMYHHHPSSMVLQGAPQQHQQHHQQQVASYMLAGPSGGHPGLLQGQPVPLPTPGPNHAYHSSTPGPAAFPGSTLNQQLLQQHAYIQQPVQQMSACYCSSAHHPHCSGQQQHYRPPVNPLSYNCPQSQNLPQQQVHQAMMPNPASSYQTIVGMQPTSNLALTGNQQSNMGNQMQGMMVQYPPMQSYQQVSMPQQTYQQPVFVSCQPGQGAVAVAGMQPCYGLLPPNQHTTMSSTVSFLPAQMMEQLQFPQTSSPCVSQQHPGQQYAGLLPPGAGGGMVMLQMTAPSCQPRAPSPCQRKQPSHKHPGPEHQRGRRPAELPAPPDNTQSSLPLSPALTPSPGQPPSVKGLPSGISSIPVMAHHPHHHHPPLPTAFCHSGQGEAHYSLLGQPLQFKPSIRPPLIHTAHMVAKHQIGHTNTHHMGPLGVWRSGHGRKASRKPLSSDLS, encoded by the exons ATGAGAATGTCCGATACAGTCGACACTGAAACGATGAAGGTTTCCGAAGCGGCCGACACGGTGCCATCTCCAAAAGACAACAACGCCGGCAACTCTGAGGTCGCCGACCAGAGCCAGAGCAGCAGAGATGAACACGGCGGCAACAATAAGAGGGACGCACAG CCTGTGAAGTACTCTAAG TCCAACACCAGGCTAAAGCTCGTGCGGAGCCTGGCGGTATGTGAAGAGTCCTTCCCTTGCCCTAGTCCTGAGCCTTCGGCAGCACCTCAG GATGGATTCCTTCTCCAGCCCTTTGAAAAGGAAGATCGAGCCACACAGGACCAAGCTGAGAAAGAAGACGGCTGTGATAAGGCGGACAAACCTGAGAAGACGCAGAGGAAGATGCTGTCGAGAG ATTCCAGTCAAGACTACACAGATTCAACTGGCATAGATCTCCACGAGTTCCTGGTCAACACGCTGAAGGGTAACCCCAG gGATCGAATCATGCTACTGAAGTTGGAACAGGACATCTTGGACTTCATCAGCAATAATGA AAGCCAAAAGAGAAAGTTCCCGCCCATGACGTCCTACCACAGGATGCTGCTACATCGAGTGGCGGCTTACTTTGGCATGGACCACAATGTGGACCCCAGTGGGAAGTCAGTGGTGATCAACAAAACCACCAACACTAGAAT ACCCGATCAGAAATTCTCAGAGCACATCAAGGACGACAGGGCAGACGATTTTCAGAAACGCTACATTCTCAAACGAGACAACTCCAGCTTTGATCGCGAAGACAGCACG ATCCGAATGCGTTTGAAAGCTGACAAGAGGAGCAAATcgatggaggagagggaggaggagtaCCAGCGAGCCAGAGAAAGGATATTTGCACATGAT GGAGACCACTTCATACTCGATAGAAG CGCTCAGGATGAAGGCGCATGCATGAGCACCCAACAGAGGCGGCAAATGTTCAG GTTACGGGCCGGTCGGTCGGGCGCCAGCCGGCAGAGCAGCTCCGAGACGGAGACGCTGCCGCGGCACGGCGAGCCCCGGCCGTGGAGCAGCACCGACAGCTCGGACAGCTCCAACCGGCTCGCCCCGCGGCCCGCCATCACCAAGGCCAGCAGCTTCAGCGGCATCTCCCCCGGCCTGGTCCGAGGGGACAGCACGGCCAGCAGCAAGAGCACCGGGAGGCTCTCCAAGACAG GTTCGGAGTCGTGCAGCAGCGTCGGCTCCTCGTCCAGCTCGCTGTCCCGTCCCCAGCTGCCTCTCACGGTCTCGGCCCCGTCCTGGTCCAGCATCCCCAGCGCGCCCTTAATCCACCCGGCCGCCGACACCAGAGGCTCCGGACACCCTGAGATGATCAAGAGCGTCCCCTCGCAGCCGCCATCCGCTACAGACGCAACCAACTATTACGTGTTGCCGCTGGAAGCCTCAGGGATACCGCCGGGCAGCGTTCTGGTCAACCCACACACAG GCAAGCCTTTCATCCACCCCGACGGCAGCGCCGTAGTTTATAACccggccgccgccgccgctggcAGGATCCCACAGCAGGGGAAAACCCCACAGCAGCCAATCCCTGCCccgacacagcagcagcagcagcagccaaccAATCACCTGCACTCCCAG CCGAtctgtcctcctctccagcTGTCCTCCGAGCCCGTTCACAACCCGACGGTCTCgtatcctcttcctcctcttcctccttctcagtTCCTGCCCGTCTGTCCTAACCAACAGTACACTGTG CCTGACGCCCTCAACGCCCAGTTCGGTCACATGACCCTGGCGCAGCAGCCGCACGGCGACAGCGGCGCTTCGGCTCCGGACGGCCGCCACTACCCAACCAtgtaccaccaccacccctcctctATGGTGCTGCAGGGAGCCccgcagcagcatcagcagcatcatcagcagcaggttGCTAGCTACATGCTGGCGGGCCCATCGGGAGGACACCCGGGGTTGCTGCAGGGTCAGCCCGTCCCGCTCCCGACGCCGGGCCCCAACCACGCGTATCACAGCTCCACCCCGGGCCCTGCTGCTTTCCCCGGGTCCACGCTGAACCAGCAGCTACTCCAGCAGCACGCCTACATCCAGCAGCCTGTCCAGCAG ATGTCGGCGTGTTACTGCTCTTCAGCGCACCACCCCCACTGCTCcggccagcagcagcactaCCGGCCCCCCGTCAACCCGCTGTCCTATAACTGCCCTCAGAGCCAAAACCTGCCCCAGCAACAAG TGCACCAAGCCATGATGCCAAACCCAGCGTCCAGCTACCAGACCATAGTGGGCATGCAGCCAACATCCAACCTCGCGCTCACTGGCAACCAGCAAAGCAATATGGGCAACCAGATGCAAGGCATGATGGTCCAGTACCCTCCAATGCAGTCTTATCAG CAGGTTTCTATGCCACAGCAGACGTACCAGcagccagtgtttgtgtcctgtcaGCCAGGACAGGGGGCGGTGGCTGTGGCTGGCATGCAGCCCTGCTACGGCCTGCTCCCCCCGAACCAGCACACCACCATGAG TTCAACAGTGAGTTTCCTGCCCGCCCAGATGATGGAGCAGCTCCAGTTTCCTCAGACCTCGTCGCCCTGCGTCTCCCAGCAGCACCCGGGACAGCAGTATGCAG GGTTGTTACCCCCGGGCGCCGGCGGCGGCATGGTGATGCTGCAGATGACAGCACCCTCCTGCCAGCCCCGCGCCCCCTCCCCCTGCCAGCGGAAACAGCCCAGCCACAAACACCCGGGCCCCGAGCACCAGCGCGGCCGCCGGCCTGCCGAGCTCCCCGCGCCTCCGGACAACACCCAG agCAGCCTGCCCTTGTCTCCGGCACTCACTCCCTCGCCAGGCCAGCCGCCCAGCGTCAAGGGCCTCCCATCAGGCATCTCGTCCATCCCTGTCATGGCCCACCAcccgcaccaccaccacccgccGCTCCCTACAGCCTTCTGCCACAGTGGACAAG GTGAAGCACACTACTCTCTACTGGGCCAACCTCTGCAGTTCAAACCCTCCATCAGACCTCCGCTGATCCACACTGCCCACATGGTGGCCAAACACCAGATCggacacaccaacacacaccacaTG GGTCCACTGGGGGTTTGGCGTAGCGGTCATGGGAGGAAGGCCAGCAGAAAACCTCTGTCTTCAGATCTCAGT tga